GCGATCATCCTCGTGCGTGGCGAACGCGTCGCTGCGGTGGGTACCGACGTGGACATCCCGAGCGGCGCCGAGGTGATCGACCTGGCCGGGCACACCGTGCTGCCCGGCCTCATCGACACCCACACCCACCTGGACGGCGACCCCAGCGGCGGATACCGCGACCACCGGCTGCACGAGTGGCCCGGCTACGCCGCCATCGTCGGCGTCAAGAACGCGCGCATCACGCTGCTGGCCGGCTTCACCACCGTCCGCAACGTCGGCTCCGACGAGTGGGCCGACATCGCGCTCCGCGACGCGATCGAAAACGGCCTGGTGCCAGGCCCGCGCATCGTCGCGGCCGGCTTCGCCATCGGCAGCACCGGCGGGCACTGCGACACCAACGGCTACCGCCCGGACCGCTACCCGCGCCGCGGCGTCGAGCAGGGGATCGCCAACGGCGTGGACGAGGCGATGGCCGCGGTCCGGCACCAGATCAAGTACGGCGCCGACGTCATCAAGATCTGCGCGACCGGGGGCGTGCTCTCGGCCGGCGACGCCGTCGGCGCCCAGCAGCTCACCGAGGAAGAGATGCGGGCGATCGTCCGCGCGGCCTCCATGGCGGGCCGGAAGGTCGCCGCGCACGCCCATGGCACCGAGGGGATCAAAGCCGCCGTCCGCGCCGGCGTCGACATCGCCTTCGGCACCGACGCCGGCGTCTTCCCCCACGGCGAGAACGCCGAGGAGTTCGTCCTCATGGTCCGGGGCGGGATGACCCCCGCCCAGGCGATCCGGAGCGCCACCGTGGACGCCGCCCGACTCCTGGGGCGGGAGGCCGAGCTGGGCCGCATCGCGCCGGGCCACGACGCGGACATCGTGGCGGTGCGGGGCGACCCGCTGGCGGACGTCTCGCTGCTGCGCCGGGTGGCGTTCGTGATGAAGGGCGGCGTGGTGTACAAGCGGGCTGGACACGAGGTCCAAGTTGCGTTCGTACAATAAGATACGGCGTTGAAACATCTGTTGGAAAGGCCCGAATCCGGGCGCCCGGACCCCTTGAGCCGAGAGCCCGTTTTGTGTATGTTAGGGGGCACAGGAAAAGGACCGAGCAGGGTGGTCTACGACCCTGATTCGATCATTTGGGCCGTAACTCGGCGGCCGGCGGGGGGCTCCCGGCGCGGTTCGGGGGGCCCCCGTGCCTTTCCGAAAGGAGATCAATGGCCACGACGACCGTGAAGCGGAAGCGGCGGGCGCCGCAGCACGTCGAGGTGCCGGAGCTCAAGCTGGCGGAGGCGACGGACGGCGAGCTGGTGGCTGCGCACCTGGGCGGTCACCCGGGCGCGTTCACGGAGCTGTATGACCGCTACCGTGACAAGCTGGTCCAGTTCATTGCGCGGAAGACGGGTGATCGCGATCGGGCGGAGGACCTGGTGCAGGAGGCGTTCATCCGGGTGACGCGGCACCTGCACCGGTTCGACCAGTCGAAGAAGTTCTCGACCTGGATCTACACGATCTGCTCGAACCTGGCGAAGAACGAGCTTCGGAACCGCTCGCGGAACCCGCTGGTGTTGTTCCAGAAGCTGACGACGCACTGGGAGCCTGAGCATCGGCCGCTCCAGTTCGAGGACTCCTCGTTGCGACCCGACAGTCTGTACCGGAAGCGGTACCTCCAGGAGATCGTCGAGAAGACGGTCGAGGAGCTGCCGGAGCACCACCGTCTGGTGTTCAAGCTGCGGGAGCTGGAGGGCAAGAGCTACGAGGAGATCGCGGAGATCACGGGCGTGAACCTGGGGACGGTGAAGAGCCGGTTGCACCGGGCGCGCACGAGCTTCGCCGAGCGGATCGAGCCGCTGCTGAACTGAGGGCGGTCGAGGGAGAGGCGAAACCGGGGCCGGTCCCGTGTGGGGGCCGGCTTTTTTTCTCGTTCCGGGTGGCCGCGGGCCGTGCGTTCCGGTCCCGTGCACGTCGTGAGCGTGGACGACGAGGGCGGCGCCCCCGTGTGCGGGTGTGCCGCGATTTGACGGGCGGGGCCGCCGGCCCGCATTCTCGTATGCCGTACGCGTGCTGGTGCACGTGAACGTTTCACGCGAACACCATGGGGAGGAGCGTATGCCGGTACGGTCTGCGACGGCGGAGTGGTCGGGGACGTTGAGGGAGGGGCAGGGCAAGATGCGGATGCAGAGCGGGGCGTACGAGGGGCCGTACTCGTTCGCGTCGCGCTTCGAGGAAGGGCAGGGCACGAACCCGGAGGAGCTGCTCGCGGCGGCGCACGCGGGTTGCTTCTCGATGGCGCTCTCGGCGGGGCTGTCGCGTGCCGGGCTCCAACCGGAGCGGATCGAGACGACGGCCAAGGTGCACCTGGAGAAGGCGGGGGACGGTTTCGCGATCACGCGGGTCGAGCTGGCGACGCAGGGGCGGGTTCCGGGGATCGACGAGGCGACGTTCCGCGAGTACGCCGAGGCGGCGAAGCAGAATTGTCCGGTGTCGAAGCTGTTTGCGGGGGCGGAGATCCAGCTGACGGAAGTGAGTCTGATCTCCTGACCCCGCTCTCCGGGGTGAGGGAGACGGACGTGCACGGTCGGCGTGCGCGTCCGTCTTTTTTCGTTCAGGGTGTGAGGGTCGGCCGTCCGGCGGCGTTGGCGACGTGGCGGCCCAGGGCGAGGCCGAACTCGGCGTAGCGTTGGAGGCCGGCCCAGGGGAAGTCGGGCTGCCACTCGTCGCCGGGCTGGTGGTAGCGGTCCCAGCGCTCGAAGAGCTGCTGTTCTTCTTCCGGTGAGAGCCCCTCCCAGTCGCGCCCGGGGATGATGAATGCGGCGGGGACGCCGTTCTGAAGGAACGGCCAGTGGTCGGAGTTGGGGCGCGCCCGCTCGAGTTGCGTGGTCCAGCCGCGCGCCTGTGCGATGCGCGCTGCGTCTTCGCCCAGTGAGGACTGGGCGCCGCCGGAAACGCGCCAGACGATGGGCGGGGCGGGTGGCGCGCCGCCGTCGAGGTTGATGACCGCGATGGTGCGCTCGAGGGGGACGAGCGGCGCGGAGACGTAGTGCGTGGACCCCAGCAGCCCCTGCTCCTCGCCCGTGAAGAAGAGGAAGAGGGTGGAGCGGGCGGGCGGGTCCTTCCTGACGGCGTCCGCGATCGCGAGCAGCATGGCGACGCCGGCCGCGTTGTCCGAGAAGCCGTTGAAGATCGAGTCGCCGTTCTCGTCGGGCGTGCCGATGCCGAGGTGGTCGTAGTGTGCGGTGAAGGCGACGACCTCGTGGCGGCGTGCGGGGTCGCTGCCGGGCACGAGCGCCGCGATGTTGTAGCCGACGACGTCCTCCCCGACCGGCGCCCCGGGTGGGCCGTCCGCGCTGGAGCCGTCCGTGCGCAGCACGAAGTAGGCCGCGCCGTCGTTCGTGCGTACGCGGCGCAGAGGGACGGGCTGGAGGTACTCGCCGCCGGGCCCGGCGCCTTCGATACCCATGCGCCGCAGCTCGCTGACGATGTAGAGCGCGGCGAGCCGCTCGCCGTGCGAAGCGGTGCCCCGCCCGCCGAGCAGGTCGTGGGCGAGGAAGTAGGTGTGCGCGCGCAGGGCGAGGGTGTCGATGGTCTGGCCGTGCGCGGCGGAGGCGAAGAGCAGCAGCAACGAGCCGGCCGCGAGACTCGGGCGCATCGCTCCCTCGTCCGAGAAAGGTTCGAGTGGTCGTGTGCGTCCGGTGCGGCTACCCCGGGCGCGTGGCCCGGGGTCCACGCGTCGAGGGAGAGCGGTTGCCGGCTCGGGGGCAGGCGCGTGGGGGAGCAGCAGGCCGTGTCAGCCGGAGAGGACCATGTCGGCGTAACCGTTGTTCGGGTCGCCGCCCCGCGCGAGGACGCGGTTCACGGTTCCCGGGCCGCGGTTGTAGGCGAGCAACGCGAGGCGCACGTCGCCGTCGTACTGGTCGATGAGGTCGCGCAGGTAGTTGAAGCCGAGGCGCAGGTTGATCTCGCGGTCGAAGAGGTCCTCGTTGGTGATGCCCGGCATGAGCCAGCGGGCGGTTTGCGGCATGAGCTGTGTGAGGCCGCGGGCGCCGACGTGGCTGACGGCGCGGTGGTCGAAGTTGCTCTCCGTCTTGACGAGGCCGAAGGCGATCTTGGGGTCGATGCCCGCCTCGACGGCGTGGTCGTAGATGTCCTCGGCGAGGTCGCGCGGGATGTCGTAGCGTTCCATGGCCCGTTCGACGGCGGCGTTGCGCGCCGCATCGCTCGGCACGCGCGCCGTCTCGACGCCCTCGCCCGGTTCGGCTCGGCGTCCGGCGACAGCGGCGCGCCGCTCGGGCCGGGGTTGTTTGGCCTTGGGCGCCGTGGTCGTGGCGGTCGCGAGCGGCGCGGCCGCGCCCGCAATGGTCAGGCCGATGAGCGGGTCGCGGAACCGGCGGACGAACTCGCGTGCCCGGCTGCGCCAGCCGGGGGCGGCGGCGTCGGGGGGCTGGCGGTCCGTGGCGCGGCGTCCACCGGGGAACGGCCCGCTGCGCCGGTCTTTCCCAGACCTGCGTTCGACGCCGCTCCGCCGCTCGCCGCTGGGCTCTGCGGCGTCGAAGAGTCGTGGCCAGGGCCCGCCGCTCCACGGCGCCCGGCGGTCGAACGGCAGTGCGGTGTCGCGGCGGGCGCGGACGGGGGGGCGCCCGGACGGCGAGGCCGGCTCGCCGCCGTCGTACGGCAGACGGCCCATGGCGCACCCACCCTGCGCCGCACGCAACGCCTGCGGCAGCCGCCGGTGGCTGCGCAGGCGGCGGCGGAGCTGGTGGCTGGCGAAGAACATCGGGTCGGGTACACGGGCGGGCCTGCCGTGGCGGGAGTCCATGGGCTCGCCTCCGGGATCGTGTTCCGCGGTCCCAACGGTGCACCATCTGTGCCCGCTGCTCTTCCGCGCAGGGCGCGGTTCGGGGCGGACCGGCGCCTGCGTGCGTTGCCGCGCTTCCCTGTCGCCATGGCTATGGCCGTGGCGCGGGGTCGGCGCCTGGCGGAGTCCGGCCCCCATCCTTGCCTCGGCCCGCGAGTCCGCTCATTTTGGGCGAGAGCGCTCCACCCTTTTCCGTTCCCGTGCACATCATGTCCATCGCCGCTGTTGGGCACATCGAGGGCGTTTCGCTTCGCCCCGCCTGGCCGTGGTGCGCGTGCGGCACGCCCCGGGGAGGCCGGTGATGCAACAGATCAAGGGCACCGTGTTGATCGCCCGCCTGGCGTTCGTCGAGCAGCACTTCGGCAAAGCGGCCCTGGAGCAGGTGCTGAGGAGTCTCGACGAAGAGGACCAGCGTGCGCTGCGCATGCTGCTGACCGTGCGCTGGTACCCGTTCGAGCTGGGCCGGCGCCTGGATGAAGCGATCGTGCGGGTCGTGGGCGGCGGCGACCCCGAGTTCTTCGAGCGGCTGGGCGAGGCATCGGCGGAGAAGAATCTGGCGACGCTGCACAAGTCCTTCCTGACGCCGGGGGACCCGCACGCCTTCCTGCGGAAAGCGCCGCAGATCTACGAGCTGTACTATGAGACCGGGCGGCGCGAGTACCAGCAGACGGGTGAACGGGAGGGCGTGCTCACCACGTACGACGCCGAGACGTTCAGCGAGCCCGATTGCCTCACCGTGATCGGCTGGTATCGGCGCGCGCTCGAGATGTGCGGCGCGCAGGGCGTGCAGGTGGTCGAAGAGACGTGCCGCGCCAGGGGCGGTCCGTACTGCAGGTACCGGGTCTCCTGGCAGTGATGGAGCGCCGCCCGGCCGGTGTCGGGCGGCCTCTTTGTCGTCTCGCTGGATCGAGCGCCCTCGGCGAATCAGGCGTTGTAGACGATGCCGCCGCGGTCGCGATAGAGCTCGAGTACGGCGCGGGCCTCGGCGCGGCGCACGCCACGCGTGATGGCGATGCCGCGCTCCTCCAGGTACTCGTAGGAGGCGGGGAAGACCGGCCCTTCGTCGAAGCCGATGGCGACGGCGTCTTCCCGTGCGGCGCCACACACCAGCCGCGTCACGCCGCTCCACAGCGTGGCGCCGAGGCACATGGCGCACGGGTCGCAGGAGGCCACCAGCTCGTGGGCCGGCATGCCCGGGGCGCGGAGTGTGTAGGATCCGAGTCGTTGCTGAGCCAGCATGAGGGCGACGGTCTCCGCGTGCAGCACGCTGTTGTTCAGCGCCATCACCAGGTTCACCCCCACACCGACCGGGCGGCCCGAGTCCGCCTCGAAGACCGCCGCGCCGAACGGCCCGCCGCCCTCGCGCAGGACGTTCTCGCGGGCGAGCGCGATGGCGAGGTCCATCCGTTCCTCGTCCGACGTGTAGGCGCGGTCCCAGTCCACGAGTTCCGAGGCCCAGGCCGGCACCTCGATGCGGATGCGCGGGAGCGGTGCCATTCCGCGGCTCACCTCACTCCGGTACGCGCTGGAACCGCAGGCCGAGCACGCGGCCGGCGTCCAGCACGAATCCTGTGATGTTGCGGGAGTCGTGGCGCACGAAGCGCAGCGCCACGCCATCGGCCCGGAAGCGGTCGGGACCGATGGCCTGGAGCGTGGCGGGCGGGGCGTTCCGGCCGTGGAGGACCAGGCGACCCCGCTCCACCGCGAGCGTGTAGGTGACGCGCAACTCATCGCTGTGGTACCGGCCGGCGAACTCCGCCAGCGCTGCCTCGGCCGGCGCCGGGAACGGGGAGGCGGCATCGCCGGCGCGGGGGGCCGGCCCGGACGCGCGGGTCGCCTGCGGCGGCTCGGGGAAGCGGTCTTCGAGGTAGATGTCCGCGACGCGGCGCGCGAGGCCGGCCGCGTCGATGGAGCCGAGGTTGCACAGGCAGATCACGGCGAAGCGTTCGTCCGGGAAGCGCAAATGGTGGGCCCGGAACCCCATTGAGCCGCCGCTGTGGCTCACCGTGCGGAGGCCCCGGTACTCACCGAGAACGAGACCGAACGCGTAGTCGAGCGTGTCACCGTTGTTCAGCACGCCACGCTCGAGCATCTGTTCGCGCAGCGCGGCGCCGCCGACCGTGTGGTGCTCGGCGTTCAGGTCCCAGAGCGCCAGGTCCTCGACGCTGCTCAGCAGGCCACCGGAGCCGACCTTGTCGAAGTTCGTCCACATATCGAGGCGGTAGGAGCCGTCCTCGTTCCGCGCGTACGCCATCGCTCGGTTGCGGACGACCATGGTCCGGTCGTCGTGGAAGTGGGTGCTGGTCATGCCGAGCGGGCGGAAGATGTGCTCGTCGGCGAATTCTCGCAGCGATTTGCCCGAGACGCGGCGTACGATCTCCGCCATCAGCAGGTAGCCCGTATTGCTGTAGAGGTGGCGCTCGCCGGGCGTGAAGTTGAGCGCCTCCTGGCGGGTCACCAGGTCGAGGACCTCTTCGTCCGTGTGCACATCCTCGAGTCGCATCCCGGCGAGCAGCATCAGTGTGAGGTAGTCGCGCAGCCCGCTGGTGTGGTGGATCAGGTGCCGGATCGTGATCGGCGCGCCGTAGTCGGGAAGCTCCGGGATGTAGGTGCGCACGTCGTCGTCGAGCGAGAGCGCGCCCTGCTGGGCGAGCAACACGATGCTCGCTGCGGTGAACTGCTTGGAGACGGACGCGATGTAGAAGACCGTTTTCGGCGAGATCGGGACGTCGTGATCGAGGTTGGCGTACCCGTACCCGCGGGCGTAGACGAGGCGGCCATCCTGTACGACGCCGAGGGCGCAGCCGGGCGAGCCCGGTCGGTCCCACTCGGCGAACAGGCTGTCCACGCGCGCGGCGAGATCCGCCCGTGGCTGCCCGTGCGCCTCGGCAGCGAGCGGCAGGAGCGCCGCGATCAGGGTCAGGATGCGGAGCGGGCGACGCGGGACGTCGCCGGGTGATGGAGCGAGGGGCCGCATGGTCGGCTTCACTGGACGAGGATCGGAGGAGTCCGCGTCGGTCGAACCGGAACGGAGGATAAGGGCTGCCGAAGCGGTGGGGCAAGCCGCGGCGCGCGGGTGCTTCGGCCGTGACGCAACTGCGGGTGCAGCGATGGGTTGATCGCGGATCGCATGTGGCGCTCCCGCTACAAGCTGTCGTCGTAATTCGTGACTCTGGCCGCCGGCGGTGCGCGGCTGGCTCGGCAAATCCAGCACTCGTGCGCCCTGCGTGGCTGGCACGGTCATTGACCAATGCGCGGGCCGCCGTGGCTCTCCCCGGAGCCGCAGTCAGGGTCGATGGCGGGGTGCCTGACCACCTCGTCGGCACGTGTGACCGGAGACCGCACGGGCTGGCGGGTGGCAGGCCCCCGCCGCCAGGGGGCAGGCCAGGTGGCACGACGGGGGGCACGGCGCGATGACCCGTGACGACCTGGATGGGGCTGACGCCGATATGTGCGCTCTCTTCGTGCCGGATTCGGATTCGGGCTCTGACAGCGGTGCCAAGGTCGGTGGGCGTGGCCGCGCGTGCCCCGACTGCGGATCGCGCTATACCAAGGAAGTGGATCAGCCGACGCCGCGCGCGGCGCTCTTCTCGCCCCGCATGCCGCGGCTGCGGTGGCGCCAGTGCCTGAGCTGTGGCAGTCATTTCCTCGCGGTCCTGCCCCGGCGGTACCGTCTGCCGCGGTGACCGCCGGGCGGGTTCGGCACTCAGC
This DNA window, taken from bacterium, encodes the following:
- a CDS encoding Xaa-Pro dipeptidase, producing the protein MRARLALAFVLVAAAALPHAAQAQAPAERVIAIRAGRLFDPATGRVTDNAIILVRGERVAAVGTDVDIPSGAEVIDLAGHTVLPGLIDTHTHLDGDPSGGYRDHRLHEWPGYAAIVGVKNARITLLAGFTTVRNVGSDEWADIALRDAIENGLVPGPRIVAAGFAIGSTGGHCDTNGYRPDRYPRRGVEQGIANGVDEAMAAVRHQIKYGADVIKICATGGVLSAGDAVGAQQLTEEEMRAIVRAASMAGRKVAAHAHGTEGIKAAVRAGVDIAFGTDAGVFPHGENAEEFVLMVRGGMTPAQAIRSATVDAARLLGREAELGRIAPGHDADIVAVRGDPLADVSLLRRVAFVMKGGVVYKRAGHEVQVAFVQ
- a CDS encoding RNA polymerase subunit sigma-24 gives rise to the protein MATTTVKRKRRAPQHVEVPELKLAEATDGELVAAHLGGHPGAFTELYDRYRDKLVQFIARKTGDRDRAEDLVQEAFIRVTRHLHRFDQSKKFSTWIYTICSNLAKNELRNRSRNPLVLFQKLTTHWEPEHRPLQFEDSSLRPDSLYRKRYLQEIVEKTVEELPEHHRLVFKLRELEGKSYEEIAEITGVNLGTVKSRLHRARTSFAERIEPLLN
- a CDS encoding peroxiredoxin, whose protein sequence is MPVRSATAEWSGTLREGQGKMRMQSGAYEGPYSFASRFEEGQGTNPEELLAAAHAGCFSMALSAGLSRAGLQPERIETTAKVHLEKAGDGFAITRVELATQGRVPGIDEATFREYAEAAKQNCPVSKLFAGAEIQLTEVSLIS
- a CDS encoding nucleoside deaminase; its protein translation is MAPLPRIRIEVPAWASELVDWDRAYTSDEERMDLAIALARENVLREGGGPFGAAVFEADSGRPVGVGVNLVMALNNSVLHAETVALMLAQQRLGSYTLRAPGMPAHELVASCDPCAMCLGATLWSGVTRLVCGAAREDAVAIGFDEGPVFPASYEYLEERGIAITRGVRRAEARAVLELYRDRGGIVYNA